The proteins below come from a single Alkaliphilus sp. B6464 genomic window:
- a CDS encoding DUF4127 family protein gives MKKCVVIGILTLCLFLTLFTIPNNGNNDFGNEIIDNKNARDISINKYMEGFKNQYKNPMNIMLVPLDNRPSSTYYGEKIGRISRINILMPPVKIIGGKTTRGNVEEIEKWVRENANKVDSFIISATMLNHGGLMHSRNYTDDYYDSKVYDFQLIKDIKTQYPEKKIYLYDTIQRLAGSVWTIDDINNYKNILEWAELIDKADNFDDQRAKERIKFLKSVISKEYLNKYNIQRKLNHDLKLKMIELAEDGYVDYIIYSQEDAAEYGLHRLEQEELKNKIKTSGVEDKVKITCGADEIHMNLINLVIHEKYNTNSTFKINYSDDSKKDFVATFEDRPLEQTVKEHVEWFGGKIVEDNAEIEFYIYTPVEKMRMDMFISDITRALEEGKSVAIIDISYHDDKILFMKSLDEKIDLSKLATYSSWNTVSNMVGIGVSHAVSYNNLKNIKHNTRELEVHFNFLYERLIRDYIYDAIVRPEIIDILLSNGIDQYNIENENLEEVEQSITKKVNFYEEKLLGDFHNGKVDYKVKNITLPWQRMFDIKVEVANNKNKFK, from the coding sequence ATGAAGAAATGTGTAGTGATTGGAATTTTAACTCTATGTTTGTTTTTAACTTTATTTACTATACCGAATAATGGAAACAATGATTTTGGTAATGAAATTATTGATAATAAAAATGCAAGAGATATAAGTATAAATAAATATATGGAGGGCTTTAAAAATCAATACAAAAATCCAATGAATATAATGTTGGTACCACTTGATAATAGACCTTCTAGTACATATTATGGGGAAAAGATAGGAAGGATATCTAGGATAAATATATTAATGCCACCAGTAAAAATTATTGGTGGTAAAACAACAAGAGGGAATGTAGAGGAAATTGAGAAATGGGTTAGAGAAAATGCAAATAAAGTAGATTCTTTTATCATATCGGCAACAATGCTAAATCATGGAGGCTTAATGCACTCAAGAAATTATACTGACGATTACTATGACTCAAAGGTTTATGATTTTCAGTTAATTAAAGATATTAAAACACAATATCCTGAAAAGAAAATATACTTATATGATACAATTCAAAGACTTGCAGGTTCAGTATGGACTATTGATGATATAAATAATTATAAAAATATTCTTGAGTGGGCTGAATTAATAGATAAAGCGGATAACTTTGATGATCAAAGAGCAAAAGAAAGAATAAAATTTTTAAAAAGTGTAATATCAAAAGAATACTTAAATAAATATAATATTCAAAGAAAATTAAATCACGATCTAAAACTTAAAATGATCGAACTTGCTGAAGATGGATATGTTGACTATATAATTTACTCACAAGAAGATGCAGCAGAGTATGGCCTACACAGACTTGAACAAGAAGAATTAAAAAACAAAATTAAAACGTCAGGAGTAGAAGATAAAGTAAAAATTACCTGTGGTGCTGATGAGATTCATATGAATTTAATAAACTTAGTTATACATGAAAAATATAATACAAATTCAACATTTAAAATTAACTATAGTGATGATAGCAAGAAAGATTTTGTTGCTACATTTGAAGATAGACCACTAGAGCAAACAGTAAAAGAACATGTGGAATGGTTTGGAGGTAAAATTGTAGAAGATAACGCAGAAATTGAGTTTTATATTTACACCCCGGTAGAAAAAATGAGAATGGATATGTTCATTTCAGATATTACAAGGGCATTAGAAGAAGGTAAGAGTGTTGCAATTATTGACATATCATATCATGATGATAAAATACTTTTTATGAAGTCACTTGATGAAAAAATAGACTTATCGAAATTAGCAACATACAGTAGTTGGAATACTGTCTCTAATATGGTCGGCATTGGAGTTAGTCATGCGGTATCATATAATAATTTAAAAAATATAAAACATAACACTCGTGAATTAGAAGTGCATTTTAATTTTTTATATGAAAGATTGATAAGAGACTATATATATGATGCAATTGTTAGGCCAGAAATAATAGATATACTACTTTCAAATGGTATAGACCAATACAATATTGAAAATGAAAATTTAGAAGAAGTTGAACAATCTATTACAAAAAAAGTAAACTTTTATGAAGAAAAATTATTAGGTGATTTTCATAATGGCAAAGTGGATTATAAGGTTAAAAATATTACTTTGCCATGGCAAAGAATGTTTGATATAAAGGTAGAAGTAGCCAATAATAAAAATAAGTTTAAATAA
- a CDS encoding ATP-dependent helicase — protein sequence MNFLANEEERMKRANVENLSNENSEIIEKLLKDLDDDQKKAAEAPFKDTLIIANAGSGKTRVLTYRVSYLIAKGVPESQIMLLTFTNKAADEMLERVKKILKKDNVGVLSGTFHHVAVVFLRRYAKLIGYKNNFTILTPEDAKDLIGLCRQKYLTENDHIPKKKFPTKAIIYGLYSSSINLKRSVESLISQKYGYSKEIVNAINTIIEDYKNRKALNQGMDFDDLILNFRDLLKSHPDVRKAISSNFPFILVDEYQDINWIQNDIIEYLNEETHNLYVVGDNEQSIYGFRGSMIDYILNFEDNHPNCNLYKIRYNYRSHKEIIDLAVNSINNNTQKYKKEMIPYLSSFRKPLVVDANNENAQSRFIVNEIERQKREGTQYDEIAILVRANYLTKSLELGLKSARIPYRILCGISFFEREHIRDLIAFLKYQSNPDDEIAFSRIANLFSGVGEKTIERIYSALREVDYNIHAINLSQLPFRATKDAKEGIKELFDVLCEISKQSDLKQTLEVIMDINYKEYMQNKFEDYYDRLKDVESLIDSASLYSDIDKFLSDIILDKSDTEEEKEQGCVTITTVHKAKGLEWDSVFLPYLVDEVFPSKLSVLEGNIEEERRLFYVAVTRAKKYLNISFVGDMLGWLDSISPSIFLKELDENIFDYKVVK from the coding sequence ATGAATTTTCTTGCTAATGAGGAAGAAAGAATGAAAAGAGCAAATGTAGAAAACTTAAGTAATGAGAATAGCGAAATTATAGAAAAATTATTAAAAGACTTAGACGATGATCAGAAAAAGGCAGCAGAGGCTCCTTTTAAAGATACTTTGATTATTGCAAATGCAGGTTCAGGAAAAACAAGGGTTTTAACTTATCGTGTAAGTTATCTTATTGCTAAGGGAGTTCCGGAAAGTCAAATTATGTTACTTACCTTTACCAACAAAGCAGCAGATGAAATGCTTGAAAGGGTAAAGAAAATACTTAAAAAAGATAATGTAGGGGTTTTATCTGGAACTTTTCATCATGTTGCAGTAGTATTTTTAAGAAGATATGCTAAATTAATAGGATATAAAAATAACTTTACTATCTTGACTCCTGAAGATGCAAAAGATCTCATAGGTTTATGTAGGCAGAAATACTTAACAGAAAATGATCATATACCAAAAAAGAAATTTCCGACTAAAGCAATTATCTATGGACTATATTCTAGTTCTATTAATCTTAAACGATCTGTTGAAAGTCTGATTTCTCAAAAGTATGGATACTCAAAAGAAATTGTTAATGCGATTAATACTATTATAGAGGATTACAAAAATAGAAAAGCACTAAATCAAGGTATGGATTTTGACGACTTAATTTTAAATTTCAGAGATTTGCTAAAAAGTCATCCGGATGTTAGGAAAGCAATATCATCAAATTTTCCGTTTATTTTAGTGGACGAGTATCAAGATATCAATTGGATTCAGAATGATATCATAGAATATTTAAATGAAGAAACACATAATTTATATGTGGTTGGCGATAATGAGCAATCTATATATGGTTTCAGAGGCTCAATGATTGATTATATTCTAAATTTTGAAGATAATCACCCAAACTGTAATCTATATAAAATAAGATACAACTATAGATCACATAAGGAAATTATAGATTTAGCGGTTAATTCAATTAATAATAATACCCAAAAGTATAAAAAGGAAATGATTCCTTATCTTTCATCTTTTAGAAAGCCTTTGGTTGTAGATGCTAATAATGAGAACGCTCAATCAAGATTTATTGTAAACGAGATAGAAAGGCAAAAAAGAGAAGGCACACAATATGATGAAATTGCTATATTAGTTAGGGCGAACTATCTAACGAAATCATTAGAATTAGGTCTTAAAAGTGCAAGAATCCCCTACAGAATACTCTGCGGAATATCATTCTTTGAAAGAGAGCATATTCGAGATCTAATTGCTTTTTTAAAGTATCAAAGCAATCCTGATGATGAAATTGCTTTTAGTCGTATAGCAAATCTATTTTCTGGAGTCGGAGAAAAGACGATAGAAAGGATCTATTCAGCATTAAGAGAAGTAGATTATAATATACATGCTATTAATTTAAGTCAACTTCCATTTAGGGCTACTAAAGATGCAAAAGAAGGAATAAAAGAACTATTTGATGTTTTGTGCGAAATAAGTAAGCAAAGTGACTTAAAACAAACTTTAGAAGTAATTATGGATATTAATTATAAAGAATACATGCAAAATAAATTCGAGGATTATTATGATAGATTAAAAGATGTAGAGTCTTTAATTGATTCCGCATCTTTATATAGTGATATAGATAAGTTTTTATCCGATATTATTTTGGATAAAAGCGATACAGAGGAAGAAAAAGAACAAGGTTGTGTAACAATTACAACTGTTCATAAAGCGAAGGGGCTTGAATGGGACAGTGTATTCCTACCTTATCTTGTGGATGAAGTATTTCCTAGTAAACTAAGCGTGTTAGAAGGAAATATAGAAGAAGAAAGAAGATTGTTTTATGTGGCTGTTACCAGAGCAAAAAAATATTTAAATATTAGTTTTGTAGGAGATATGTTGGGATGGCTTGATTCAATTTCTCCATCAATATTTCTTAAAGAATTAGATGAAAACATATTTGATTATAAAGTAGTAAAGTAG
- a CDS encoding RecX family transcriptional regulator, whose translation MSKITKIEQQKRNKHRFSIYIDGVFAFGIHEDVMVKFRLEKGNEIDKHFIENVVKEEEQNKANNYALNLLSYRARSEKEIKNKMFQKGYEDSIIDQSIEFLYRYKYLDDKEFALSFAKDKINLKSAGEKLIRQELFYKGISSDIINDVINVLMDEDKQYTAALELAKKKLNSTYKHDDKQAKQRKLCSFLQRKGYSYSIVSRVLKEVL comes from the coding sequence ATGTCTAAAATAACAAAAATAGAGCAGCAGAAAAGGAATAAACATAGATTTTCTATTTATATAGATGGAGTTTTTGCTTTTGGTATTCATGAAGATGTTATGGTAAAATTTAGATTAGAAAAAGGTAATGAAATTGACAAACATTTTATCGAAAATGTGGTAAAAGAAGAAGAACAGAATAAGGCTAATAATTATGCCTTAAACTTATTATCTTACCGAGCAAGGTCTGAAAAAGAAATAAAAAACAAAATGTTTCAAAAAGGATATGAGGATTCTATAATAGATCAATCTATAGAGTTTCTGTATAGATATAAATATTTGGATGATAAGGAGTTTGCATTGAGTTTTGCTAAGGATAAAATAAATTTAAAGAGTGCAGGTGAAAAACTAATTAGGCAGGAACTTTTTTATAAAGGAATAAGTTCTGATATTATTAATGATGTTATTAATGTACTAATGGATGAAGATAAACAATATACGGCAGCCTTAGAATTGGCTAAAAAGAAATTAAATTCTACTTATAAACATGATGATAAACAAGCAAAACAAAGAAAGTTATGTAGTTTTCTTCAGCGTAAAGGTTATTCTTATAGTATTGTTAGTAGGGTGCTAAAAGAAGTATTATAG
- a CDS encoding metal-binding protein, whose amino-acid sequence MASGKTHDKITYLTIPLVMFIQIFLVKDFQLVFLNTLIYVFAALMFSGDLDIKSVQVNRWGVFKFIWWPYRKFFNHRSSFTHGIIDATIIRIIYLISWIYLFLSVLHMIYPETVISGNEFIKWIVTSAKEDTFLFLNILGSLLLGGLSHTLTDYIYSTLKRKFTFRRKK is encoded by the coding sequence ATGGCATCAGGGAAAACTCACGACAAGATAACTTATCTGACAATTCCTCTGGTAATGTTTATACAGATATTTCTTGTGAAAGATTTTCAGTTAGTATTTTTAAACACATTAATATATGTTTTTGCTGCACTAATGTTTTCTGGAGATTTAGATATTAAAAGTGTTCAAGTAAACAGGTGGGGAGTATTTAAGTTTATTTGGTGGCCATATAGGAAATTTTTCAATCATAGATCTTCCTTCACCCATGGCATTATAGATGCAACTATAATTAGAATTATATATTTGATTTCATGGATATACTTATTTCTATCAGTTTTGCATATGATCTATCCTGAAACAGTGATATCAGGAAATGAGTTCATTAAATGGATTGTAACATCTGCTAAGGAAGATACATTTCTATTCCTAAATATACTAGGTTCGTTATTGTTGGGTGGTTTATCACACACATTAACCGACTATATCTACTCTACACTAAAACGAAAATTTACATTTAGAAGAAAAAAATAA
- a CDS encoding sensor histidine kinase, translated as MENKMHIEQLKKIIHDLNKNIESSLREDKKSILQVSQEANELLLKLQYELNMITEDIKDIIRQLENLQNEYEYSKKELINITNELKNNNGHNNQNKYKGKYNHTIQIYTMLKEKQKIEKEMQDKRKDLEKQFKEVHELSKITTESINRVNIIIRELDNHEDNINKNNYKNKIAKAQEFERRKIAREIHDGPAQDLGAIIMHTEIIKKYIELDKGKAKEQLTILSELAKDTLKYMRNILYELRPLDFEDNEYESIIVDYVKKTKEKYGMNVETRFLDPENMLNKLESSVKLNTFRIVQESLNNIKKHANATLVKLKMEVVNNNFVVIVISDNGVGFDMKSKTDSYGITGLYERVELIGGDIRIESEKNKGTRLKVQIPLNIERTLKIS; from the coding sequence TTGGAAAATAAAATGCATATAGAACAATTAAAGAAAATTATCCATGATTTAAATAAAAATATTGAAAGCAGTTTAAGAGAAGATAAGAAAAGTATTCTTCAAGTAAGTCAAGAGGCTAATGAACTTTTACTTAAACTTCAGTATGAATTAAATATGATAACTGAAGATATAAAAGATATTATAAGACAATTGGAGAATTTACAAAATGAGTATGAGTACAGTAAGAAAGAATTGATCAATATTACAAACGAGTTGAAAAATAACAATGGGCATAATAATCAGAACAAGTATAAAGGCAAATATAATCATACTATTCAAATATATACTATGCTCAAAGAAAAACAAAAAATAGAGAAAGAAATGCAAGATAAAAGAAAAGATTTAGAAAAACAATTTAAAGAGGTACACGAATTATCCAAAATAACAACAGAATCCATTAATCGGGTAAATATTATTATAAGAGAACTTGATAATCATGAGGATAACATTAATAAAAACAATTATAAAAATAAAATTGCTAAGGCACAGGAGTTTGAAAGAAGAAAGATCGCTAGGGAAATACATGATGGACCTGCACAAGATTTAGGTGCTATTATAATGCATACAGAAATTATAAAAAAATATATTGAATTGGATAAAGGAAAAGCCAAGGAACAATTAACAATACTAAGTGAATTAGCAAAAGATACGTTGAAGTATATGAGAAATATTTTATATGAATTGCGTCCTTTGGATTTTGAAGATAATGAGTATGAATCAATAATAGTAGACTACGTAAAAAAAACAAAAGAGAAGTATGGAATGAATGTTGAGACAAGATTCTTAGATCCTGAAAATATGTTGAACAAACTTGAATCTAGTGTAAAATTAAACACTTTTAGAATTGTACAAGAATCATTAAATAACATTAAAAAACATGCTAATGCAACTCTTGTAAAATTAAAAATGGAAGTTGTAAATAATAACTTTGTAGTCATAGTAATTTCTGACAATGGGGTTGGATTTGATATGAAAAGCAAAACAGATAGTTATGGGATTACTGGACTATACGAAAGAGTTGAATTAATCGGTGGAGATATTAGAATAGAATCTGAAAAAAATAAAGGAACTAGACTAAAGGTTCAAATTCCATTAAATATAGAAAGAACTCTTAAAATAAGTTAG
- a CDS encoding SLOG family protein, with protein sequence MIKVCTFTGHRPQYYSFRFNETHKDCIRIKMLLKQEIIKVIERGYNYFIAGGALGLDTWAAEIVLELKEVYPWIKLIIAVPCLNQDRKWNQASKDRYRNILNRADKVHYVSQKEYTNGLNQMNNRNKYMVDNSSLVIAVFSGVNSGTKDAVDYAKETSKEIVIINPLNFEVKYPYTQQTLL encoded by the coding sequence ATGATAAAGGTATGTACTTTTACAGGTCATAGACCACAATATTACTCGTTTCGATTTAACGAAACCCATAAGGATTGTATAAGAATAAAAATGCTCCTTAAACAAGAAATTATAAAAGTAATTGAAAGAGGTTATAATTACTTTATTGCAGGAGGAGCATTAGGTCTAGATACTTGGGCTGCTGAAATAGTGCTGGAACTAAAGGAAGTTTATCCTTGGATTAAACTTATTATAGCAGTTCCATGTTTGAACCAAGATAGAAAGTGGAACCAAGCATCTAAAGATAGATATAGAAATATATTAAACAGAGCAGATAAAGTTCATTATGTATCACAAAAAGAATATACTAATGGATTGAATCAAATGAATAATAGAAATAAATATATGGTTGATAATAGTTCATTAGTTATAGCAGTTTTTAGTGGAGTTAATAGTGGTACAAAAGATGCTGTTGATTACGCTAAAGAAACAAGCAAAGAGATTGTTATTATTAATCCTCTTAACTTTGAAGTTAAATACCCATATACTCAACAAACCTTACTTTAA
- a CDS encoding type II secretion system protein: MKKKFTLIELIITIAVIILLSGLAIPKIIGVKRDGEVARLVNDIDSIEKIIPVYENKYGNIPVKDKINFSILDSNLIDLILSNEDNLDELYNLDFNKVIKYASNLGKEYNDGDYIVSSKGNVYYKSGKKNSKNIMVYTSNFTNYTKLVLSNLTINDDHLYNGIELTKSNAIINGKIDNEEQLKIYLNGDDVSSQIQYKEKVILNEKIANIYASNNRNKKRMFSIELNLKDGKNEIKFIISDKNKECNYNIYYKNTENNNPIINSDFSEGFDENWDVFEKNNGTTVGINNGMMEIHNSYSLWTGGSFYTKKLIPKRDIIDIEFDFVPGSKYVGGNINTSIIFRNPNSEREYVHYGLPKSGVAATLGALNDTTNRTQLGIGYGSDVGIRVNHFKKGYIEHGIKSRIKIQLDCSNRELRIFVNDMDVPQATFIIADKEYDNLGDNLSIEFFKTNYGVTGVDKFDNIQIRIIN, from the coding sequence ATGAAGAAGAAATTTACATTAATTGAACTTATAATAACTATAGCAGTTATTATTTTGCTATCAGGACTTGCTATTCCTAAAATTATAGGAGTTAAACGTGATGGTGAGGTAGCAAGATTAGTTAATGATATAGATTCGATAGAAAAGATAATTCCAGTGTATGAAAATAAATATGGGAACATACCTGTAAAAGATAAAATTAATTTTTCCATATTAGATAGTAATCTAATAGATTTAATTCTAAGTAATGAGGATAATCTCGATGAATTGTATAACTTAGATTTTAATAAGGTAATTAAATATGCAAGTAATCTTGGAAAAGAATATAACGATGGAGATTATATTGTTTCTAGTAAGGGGAATGTATATTATAAAAGTGGAAAAAAGAACTCTAAAAACATAATGGTATATACATCTAATTTCACAAATTATACAAAACTGGTATTAAGCAATCTAACAATTAATGATGATCATCTGTATAATGGAATTGAATTAACAAAATCAAATGCAATCATAAATGGGAAAATAGATAATGAAGAACAATTAAAAATTTACTTAAATGGAGATGATGTTTCATCTCAAATACAATACAAAGAAAAAGTGATATTAAACGAAAAAATAGCAAATATATATGCCTCAAATAATAGAAATAAGAAAAGAATGTTTAGCATAGAATTAAATTTAAAAGACGGAAAAAATGAAATTAAATTTATAATTTCAGACAAAAATAAAGAATGTAATTATAATATCTATTATAAAAACACAGAAAACAATAATCCGATTATAAATTCAGATTTCTCTGAAGGCTTTGATGAAAATTGGGATGTGTTTGAAAAGAATAATGGTACAACTGTTGGAATTAACAATGGTATGATGGAAATACATAATTCATATTCTTTATGGACGGGAGGCTCGTTTTATACTAAAAAATTAATTCCTAAAAGAGACATTATAGATATTGAATTCGATTTTGTACCGGGCAGTAAATATGTAGGAGGAAATATAAATACTTCTATTATATTCAGAAATCCTAATTCAGAAAGAGAATATGTACATTATGGATTACCTAAAAGTGGCGTTGCTGCCACATTGGGTGCATTAAATGATACTACAAATAGAACTCAACTTGGTATAGGTTATGGGAGCGATGTAGGAATTAGGGTTAATCATTTTAAAAAAGGATATATTGAACATGGAATAAAGAGTCGTATAAAAATTCAGTTAGATTGTAGCAATAGAGAACTAAGGATATTTGTAAATGATATGGATGTACCGCAGGCTACGTTTATTATTGCCGATAAAGAATATGATAACTTAGGCGATAATTTATCTATTGAATTTTTCAAAACTAATTATGGTGTCACAGGCGTTGATAAATTTGACAATATACAAATAAGAATAATAAATTAG
- the hpf gene encoding ribosome hibernation-promoting factor, HPF/YfiA family codes for MNIKIFSKGMPITQGLKNAIYKKLDKLNEKYLHNRDTINVTVTMKKEHDKHICELLVFAPKHTFKKESSSDDMYVSINKVFDIMDRELRQHKEKLITRRFNDEDINCEEEIETELENECDCDESCGDNCKCR; via the coding sequence ATGAATATAAAAATATTCAGCAAGGGTATGCCAATAACTCAAGGACTTAAAAATGCTATATATAAAAAACTAGACAAATTAAATGAAAAATATCTTCATAATAGAGATACTATTAATGTAACTGTTACAATGAAGAAAGAGCATGATAAGCATATATGTGAACTTCTAGTTTTTGCCCCTAAGCATACATTTAAAAAAGAGAGTAGTTCAGATGATATGTATGTAAGCATTAATAAAGTATTCGATATTATGGATAGAGAATTAAGGCAGCATAAAGAAAAATTGATCACTAGAAGATTTAATGATGAAGATATAAATTGCGAAGAAGAAATCGAAACAGAGTTAGAAAATGAATGTGATTGTGATGAATCTTGTGGAGATAATTGCAAATGCAGATAA
- a CDS encoding S41 family peptidase, with the protein MKVQRNKRIEAFSVGVFIGILVVLNVQTYLINKSKVDYKFGEIISTLENQYIDDFDKDDFIEYMYRAGMTYFNNPDTFNDPYTVYFPKQNYDSFRDNLEGSYSGVGILLEKNEIQEVFENSPAQKAGLIPGDLILKINDDEVSDNIQIVSKIKDFKDDEEFTIVIQRLDKIFQTKLMKEKVKMNVVESKPTDEEVEIPNEIGYIGLKQFTNNSYSDLKNKLDTEYSDKQGIIIDLRGNPGGYLTEVRKILMYLTSQNDTIFYEQYKGKLIEHRGHGESYAKPIVVLVDENSVSASEVMASSLQENKIAILIGNITYGKGVIQSTHSFEDGSGMKFTVGKWLTPQKNDVNNTGVKPDYIVEGYNEQLLKAIEIMQDITSKNSKEK; encoded by the coding sequence ATGAAAGTGCAGAGAAATAAAAGAATTGAGGCTTTTTCGGTAGGTGTTTTTATTGGTATTTTAGTCGTATTGAATGTTCAAACATATTTAATTAATAAAAGTAAAGTTGATTATAAATTTGGAGAAATTATAAGTACTTTAGAAAATCAATATATAGATGACTTTGATAAAGATGATTTTATAGAGTATATGTACAGAGCAGGTATGACTTATTTTAATAATCCTGATACTTTTAATGATCCATACACAGTATATTTTCCGAAACAAAATTATGATTCTTTTAGAGACAACTTAGAAGGAAGTTATAGCGGGGTAGGTATATTGCTTGAGAAAAATGAAATTCAGGAAGTTTTTGAAAACTCACCTGCACAAAAAGCAGGGCTTATTCCGGGGGACTTAATTTTAAAGATAAATGATGATGAAGTTTCAGATAATATTCAAATTGTAAGTAAAATCAAAGATTTTAAGGATGATGAAGAATTTACAATTGTAATACAAAGATTAGATAAGATATTTCAAACAAAATTAATGAAAGAAAAAGTAAAAATGAATGTTGTTGAATCTAAACCGACAGATGAAGAAGTAGAAATTCCAAATGAGATTGGGTATATAGGTTTAAAGCAATTTACTAATAATTCTTATTCTGATCTTAAAAATAAATTAGATACAGAGTATAGTGATAAGCAAGGAATTATCATTGATCTTAGAGGTAATCCGGGTGGGTACCTTACTGAAGTACGAAAAATACTAATGTATTTAACTTCACAAAACGATACTATTTTTTATGAACAATATAAAGGCAAATTAATAGAACACAGAGGACATGGTGAATCGTATGCTAAACCAATTGTGGTATTAGTTGATGAAAACTCTGTAAGTGCTTCGGAAGTAATGGCATCTTCTTTACAAGAAAATAAAATAGCAATATTAATTGGGAATATTACCTATGGTAAAGGTGTTATTCAATCAACTCATTCTTTTGAGGATGGAAGTGGAATGAAATTTACAGTTGGGAAATGGTTAACTCCGCAGAAAAATGATGTAAACAATACAGGGGTTAAGCCTGACTACATTGTCGAAGGTTATAATGAGCAGTTATTAAAAGCAATTGAAATAATGCAAGATATAACAAGTAAAAACTCCAAGGAAAAGTAG
- a CDS encoding RNase H family protein, with protein sequence MAKNQYYPVIMKTGKITIYNNWEEECKPNVNKVKGVLGYCGCKDEIKVGEFIIEKLEISFDELIDLFDNGNIAYKNFNLNKLKNNPIKTVDKKVVDETVNKEYPKGVLYIYVDGSYSGSKKNYSYGVVVVDKDEEIIYEDKGVGKDPDAVALRQICGEIEGAKKAIEYAEIENAYEIVICYDYKGVELWAAMADSEAIRHYSNEKPWKADNKFTQEYKKFMHEKQKNMKIHFKKIDAHTGHEFNERADELAKEALGIKK encoded by the coding sequence ATGGCAAAAAATCAATATTATCCAGTTATAATGAAAACAGGTAAGATTACAATTTATAATAATTGGGAAGAAGAATGTAAGCCTAATGTAAACAAGGTAAAGGGTGTATTAGGTTATTGTGGCTGCAAAGATGAAATAAAGGTTGGAGAATTTATCATTGAAAAACTTGAAATTAGTTTTGATGAACTGATTGATTTGTTCGACAATGGGAATATTGCTTATAAAAATTTTAATTTAAATAAACTTAAAAATAATCCTATAAAAACAGTTGATAAAAAAGTCGTTGATGAAACTGTTAATAAAGAATATCCAAAAGGTGTACTTTATATTTATGTTGATGGAAGTTATAGTGGAAGTAAAAAAAATTATTCTTATGGAGTGGTTGTTGTAGATAAAGATGAAGAAATAATCTATGAAGATAAGGGAGTAGGGAAAGATCCTGATGCAGTAGCACTTCGGCAAATTTGTGGAGAAATAGAAGGGGCTAAAAAGGCTATTGAGTATGCAGAAATTGAAAATGCCTATGAAATAGTTATATGCTATGATTATAAAGGCGTGGAATTATGGGCTGCAATGGCGGATTCAGAAGCGATAAGACATTATTCTAATGAAAAACCATGGAAAGCAGATAACAAATTTACTCAAGAATATAAAAAGTTCATGCATGAAAAACAAAAGAATATGAAAATTCACTTCAAAAAAATTGATGCACATACTGGCCATGAGTTTAATGAACGAGCAGATGAACTTGCAAAAGAGGCTCTTGGAATAAAGAAATGA
- a CDS encoding DUF551 domain-containing protein, giving the protein MEINKLWEMYEESITKEVQLKKKDEIEKSPFVAIESCTQNGISNGILQCLKELEKDKGKVFRKAYHLYCKAQGINANTGFGFWIPVKERLPEQDTNVIACFDDGFITGVEYTNDWELWADSGEVVAWMPLPEPYKEK; this is encoded by the coding sequence ATGGAAATAAATAAACTATGGGAAATGTACGAGGAATCAATTACTAAAGAAGTGCAACTCAAAAAGAAAGATGAAATAGAGAAAAGTCCGTTTGTTGCTATAGAATCATGCACACAAAACGGGATTTCAAATGGTATATTACAGTGTTTAAAAGAATTAGAGAAAGATAAAGGAAAAGTGTTTAGAAAAGCCTATCACCTATACTGTAAGGCTCAAGGAATTAATGCCAATACTGGTTTTGGGTTTTGGATACCAGTAAAAGAGAGGTTGCCAGAACAAGATACTAATGTTATAGCCTGTTTTGATGATGGGTTTATAACAGGGGTAGAGTATACAAATGATTGGGAGTTATGGGCAGATAGTGGAGAAGTTGTAGCATGGATGCCACTACCAGAACCATATAAGGAAAAATAA